Below is a genomic region from Trichomycterus rosablanca isolate fTriRos1 chromosome 15, fTriRos1.hap1, whole genome shotgun sequence.
cgtttggctcgccgtggcggtgtgaagcgtatttccggcttgatctacgaggagacccgcggtgtgctcaaggtgttccttgagaacgtcatccgtgatgccgtcacctacaccgagcacgctaagagaaagaccgtcaccgcaatggacgtggtgtacgctctgaaacgccagggacgcaccctgtacggattcgggggttaaacgttcagacctccacgctaacacaacggctcttttaagagccacccatattATCTACAAAAGAGAAATTCCttcttgtttattattattattattagtagtaatagtagtacgtTCACTGATGCGTGGATGTCCAAATCACTCGTTTAGCCCCAAAAGCTTCATTCTAAGAAGAAATAACACATTCACTTATGTAGCCCTAAAAGCttggaattattattaatagttagTAGTCATACGGTGTGTTTGCATACTACCAATGTACAtccatactgtagattacactacaatcattaACACGATCTTTGTGTAAgatacagtaaaacattgtgCCTGAATTCTTCgcttaaaaaactaaacaaacaaaatcgatctgtgtatgtataatatatatatatactatatctatatatatattatataaaacttAATGAAATGTAACAAAATATTGCTATTGATTCTTTTATATTCGTTTTTAAAACATATATCGACCTCAGATTAAGCGGGAACAGACAACAAAGAACAGATTCTAGTGAATGGGGCAGAAGGGGGCGTGGAACGGTTTGTTGCCTGTCCaatagaaacccaggaccttggacCAACTTGGCTTACTCAGCATGCAGGGTTAATAAAGCGGGCGTGTAGAGCGTCTACATTCACTTGCAGTTTGTTCTAGAGGaaacagcagcatcatgccCGAACCAGCGAAGGCCGCGGCCAAGAAGGGCTCCAAGAAAACCGTCCCCAAGACCGCCGGCAAAGGAGGTAAGAAGCGCAGAAAGTCCAGGAAGGAGAGCTACGCTATCTACGTGTACAAGGTCATGAAACAGGTCCACCCTGATACCGGGATCTCCTCCAAGGCTATGGGCATCATGAACTCCTTCGTCAACGACATTTTCGAGCGTATCGCTGGTGAGTCCTCTCGTCTGGCTCACTACAACAAGCGCTCCACCATCACCTCCAGGGAGATCCAGACCGCCGTGCGCCTGCTGCTTCCCGGTGAGCTGGCCAAGCACGCCGTGTCCGAGGGTACCAAGGCCGTCACCAAGTACACCAGCTCCAAGTAAAGCGCCTTAGTCGCTCTGGCAAaccaacggctcttttaagagccacccatcttaTCAAGATAAGagaattttcttctttttaagtATTATATCTGAATATGTTATACACATTATCTAGATAGCCTaacatgattttttatttatttattaatatattactatTTTTGGGCCCTGCTGTTTTTCACGAGTTGTCCACGACTGTCACTATGTGGTGAGTTTAGGAGATTACACAATAAAATGTCACTGTACTCTTAAAGTTAATATAATACACTCAGAGCTGTAGAGAGAGAGTTgctacactccttgatctcgccaaacaaacccggtgctgttaaaatagaaaaaacgataactaactgtaactgtattagGCGTTTACAAAACTAACGAGAACGTACTAAAATTATAGATAGAATAGCCTTCGTTTTCGTgttcatcattttatttatgagcATTGTGAACTGATATGAAATCGATGTTTTCCACTCGTGCAGTTTTACGTTAGCTGCCGGCACCGTACGGCACCTCATGCGGTCTTTCCCAATCCgctccctcctcactaacactccactacagagggaccctccacgtgaacgcgcaaacggaggcggagtggagagggggagtgagtagggagcggattgagaTTGGGGGGATTGGGCTCCCTGACGGCACTTCATGTTTACATTCCGTTTCTGCTCACCACGCTAGCCTGCAAAATGACCACAGCAAAAGTTAAGTTGATGTTTTTCTAGTGTGTCTCATGAATtagttcatattattattagggctgtcgttaatcgcggtaattaacgcgattaaggcGTTACATTTGtaatcgcgataaaaaaaaattaatcgtgataatttttaatcaaactgtttttattgagctgtttgtgtcagctttatttcatgtgttagtaaacatccattcttgcatttcagggctgcagcaccttccagaaaagctgggatggtaaagcatttaccactttgtaatgttgccattccgtctcaacacaaagatgttttggcaccttgAATACCTAGCAATGAAGTGTTCTGGTGTATTTTGTGCCATTGTTCCTGAAAACTGaagtcttaaggtgtgcaacagtacacgGTTGTTGTCATAGTCACTTcttacaaaattctccacacgttctctctAGTAGGCCGGTGCAATACTTGgctctcttcttccacagccatgcctttgtaatgtctgCCGGCTGGGATAACTGAGGTTTAGCACATAGGTCAAGCCAAGGAAGGCAGCACAAGCTATAGCATTATCTTTTAGTCCTGTGATGAACATGAGAGCTTCTGCAGGTGACACACCAAAGGAcatcatgattattattgaGAAAGTACATGTCATCATCACAACTACTGCCAATGAGGGCTGGTCCACTTCTAAACCTTCAGGTTCCTGCAACATCAATTATTATGGTATGAAAAGGGTCAAAAGTAATTTGTTAATACTTTAATTTGTCttgtaaaaacatgcagttaataaacattacatttttggaCTAATTGTCACATTAacaagtttcattttaattacatttttatagttttatccTTATTAGGATGAAATGCACCAAATTGGAATCATTAAAATATGTCTCACAAATGACTGAATATTAAGATAATTGAGgtttgcaaaaaaatgactcgttaTGTTGTGGTTAACCAAGTTAACTACCCTGACATGAGGTTTAAATTAAGTTAACTATGTTTTCTCTAGCAAGCTTAGCTTGCTTAGCTGTTCTCGCTACCGCTCTGGATACACTTAAAATATCgtcctgttattattgttaggaTTGAAGTTTTGTTTAAGCTGAGAGTGTAATGGTCAACTATTATCATTAAACAGCATTAAGTGGCTCCATTTATATGCATtctgacatatatatatatatggatttatatataccTAGCCTTTCCTTCAGATCGAccatttgtaaatttgtttcggcattgttaaaagtgtttcagctctagtaaatttgtttttgttgtaaatttgttttctaaaatttattttaataattttgctgttttaaacatgttaaaaaaagaaattcaacaGGGCTTCTATGCAACCCTAAACCTTATTACAATATActataattttaatattgtacaattaggtgggacagatagccattagagacatgacaatgtagccCAAAAAATAACCCATACTAGGATATAAGACAGAGTGGGAGAATAGAGCagtgtatgaccaaaagtcatATTAAGTCAAATTTGTagtgaaattgaaataaaacaaacaaatagctttaaaaacctgtcagtgcttgtgaaagtagcattagagacacgttaggataaaaaaatacatctaaaacacctgcagtggtgtaggaggaggtgtagggtgaataaaacatgagggtaaaattgtgtttaggaatgtgtaatatataaatggacaacgCTTGTGCTTGTTGCTAGcttttgcaggtgtgtgtgtgagagagagagagtaaaaaatgtaagtaaaataggTGGATATGTCTCACCTGGACTTCTAGAGccattaatgttttgttaaattgggtgttagggtcatgaatgagtgattaaataaacaatgaatacattaaacaaataaataaataaaaatttagtaaataagttcAGATTCTtctgtgctgaacaatactgacttataaagtctttataagtgacatctgtgttaaaaatgtgtttgtatatttcactgtattgtgagaaatgggacgttataagtcatattctgctaaagcataacgtttcataaacatatttcaaagtcagacacatcttggttaaagtgaaagtggtcttagctgtgtatcaataaaagccaaacaagtgaaataagacattttatgtttcagtgttagctgtgttaaagccatttctgagttaaacattaaaaagtgcatctttataaaagagatgtatcagataaataactaaaatagactTGAATCTTTTTTGTAAGTGTTAGAAATATCAGTAGAATGTGAATGttggagccatgtgttgttttagaaatgtgtcagtataTGTGAACTTAAAGCTGACACGGTGATGTTCTGTAGATCTTACAGCACAAATATGTAGGAATGACTGAAATGAATgttagtgtattaaaatattcttcttattatcacCATTACTATTATAAattgttatgtttatttttttcttccatttctgctacatgacagttaagcaccctggactcgacctagtcctgcttggtagttgtgttttacttcgcactaaacagagtaacagaacaaaaacatgccagtaaagaAGAGGGAGCAGTAAATTGcagcttgcaaaaaaaaaagaaataataatcagtaattattattcagaataatgtatcaatatcaataataaaacactattcTAAGTACTCAACACAGGGTATATATTTTAGGACagacatattgtaaaatattaactgtaaataatcataattactcaataatcaatttgtttttaatattatagttgttgtaataatagtattattggtgatggtagtagtagtagtaacataTAATATAACTAGttacttataatgttatggaaAACCAATAGACAATTAGTGGAGCGTGGCTCCCATCTGGTGGCCAAAATGTgacaacacacaaacatgtcATGTAGCTGTTAcgttcatacatttacattttcagcatttagcagacgcttttatccaaagcgacttacagtactgtgacagtatacaatctaagcaatcgagggttaagggccttgctcaagggcccaacagtggcaacctggcagtggtggggcttgaaccggaaaccttctgattactggtccagtaccttaaccgctaggctacaactgccctacacatGCCATACACATGccatacacatgtatatgtgttttcttttatgtatgtatttttttatgtatttgtgtgtgtgtgtaagtgtatatacacacattttactcaaacacacacagatactactaaGAAACAAAAGTGCTGTAAGAACCggtgacaaacatacacaatacacaacacagaaTTGCAGGACTGCAGTCTGAGTCCATCACTGTTTAATATCTACATAAATGAATTAGTGTGCAGCCCCCGGACTCACTCTGCAGGACGGGGAAGTAAAATTTCTACTCTATGCAGCTGCACCTAGACCTGTTGGAGCAGTACTGCCAGAACTGGGCCCTAACAGTAAAtctgaagaaaacaaaaatgatggTGTTCCAAAAACAAACCTAGATGTCAGGAATACATGGCACCAGTTTACCATGGTCAGCACTGCCCTGGAGCACACAATGCAGTACACTTACCTTGGTctcatcattacatttacattttcagcatttagcagacgcctttatccaaagtgacttacagtacagctacagtatacaatctgagcaattgagggttaagggccttgctcaagggcccaacagcagcaacctggcagtggtggggcttgaaccagcaaccttctgattactagtccagtaccctaaccactaggccacggcTGTACGCATTACTGCATCAGGGAGTTTCAGCATGGCAGTGAATGCACTAAAGTATTGTACGTACGCAATCAGTAGGAGATTTTACAACATTGACATCCCCACCTCAGTTTGGAGTAAATTAATTGATAGTGTGATACAGCCCATTGCACTGTACAAGAGTGAGGTATGGGGTCCACTGAAATCTCACAGTTCTATTaaatgggacaaacatccaacaGAAACCCTGCATACTGATTTCTGTAGAATGATTTAAGTCCTAAGAAGTGATAGAAGTCCTAAGGAAAACACCGACCATTTGGCAATATTGTTTCCTACTGTCATGCCTATAGAGCTACTTGAATCTGAATCTACATATTACACAAATAACAGCGGTCAGAAACTGAGCATCATGTTAGGAGAGGAGAAGGAGAGCAGCACTGTAGCAGCTCAGTATGTTTCTGCCTGCAACAGTCTGAGAGACACGGACTGATACACCCGAACAGAGGAACAGTCGGAATTAACCCACAAAGAGAAAGTGTTCCATAtatacatgtttattttattactttttattgttttaattcatatttccttatttttttccTGTGTATACATTCATATTCTGTCTTTtcaatgctttggcaatactgtAAGTACTACAACAGTCACgctaataaagctctttgaataaaatagaaagagaaaaaacagatatagagataaagatttttttttttattgttgtatggttatttataattaatatatatatatatgtatatattacatacaTATAGTAGTACtttatattagtagtagtgggtttttttttctcttgtatTTGTTCTTGTTTTAGGCCAGCAAtcctttgtgattttttttaaatttttgctcttcttcttctgttattatgacattatcatcatcatcagcatcATCACTAAACATGGACATATAGTCCAATGACAATTTGTCACACATGAGGCACAAGAAAACAGATAATTTGCTATCTGCAAATGATACGTAAAGACTAAAAGCCATCAGTACAAGCTGCACCGCATTGtgtctaaataaaacaattgaaCAACGCTTGCTCAGAATGCATATAAATGGAGCCACTTAATGCTGTTTAATGATAATAGTTGACCATTACACTGTCAGCTTAATTTCATGACAAATCTTTAGTTATTTAATCCGCAACAGAACATAAAATTAAAGAAGGAATATTTAAGCACCACTTTTCAGTTTAAGCACCACAAACATGACATGAGGTAATATTTGTGATGGTCATCCTGATGACCTGTATGAATCTCATGAATAATTGATGACACTTGTAccttaattactaaaataataaatatatattgctCCTGCAGTAAGGCATACATTAGCAGTGGTGGACAGtaactaagtaaatgtaactAGTTGGGTGAGTTTTTACTTTAACTCAACCACATTTGGTAGTCAAATGTTTTACAAAACGTAACATTGTCAAAATAAAGGAAGCGTGAAGCGATCACACCaatcagtgttttgttcttatgataattttaataaacattagtgTCAGATTAATGAATGACActcgagtcttttcacctaaaatgagttaaTTCATCAAgtgtcttgttacagaaatgataatgaaacattagagccataataaatcatgctacttttactttcatacattTGAAGGTATATactagtacttttactcaattggaggtaaagagtatttttttaattagttcttgtattacatgtaggaatcgattattaatcactcatgaaataagagatgaattaaTACCATTtcctgtacctgcactataatgtttctggtacggtagtgtgtttatgaatctgttcattcagtgcaggtaaaccttatgaatccagccacatggcttagtgtttaaccaaaattattattattatgaatcctcaggaaagtgaagggaggttagtttatgcaaaaaaacaactcctatgcaaaaaaaacctctttaatctctgtactgtatattgtctctactacttaatgtcAAGGggcacatgaaccacgtgaccgcgtggcggcgagatcaagaagtgtcgcaactctctctatctacagCTCTGAGTGCGTCATACTATCTTAGTACAGTGATATTTTATTCTGCAAGTTATCCTAAACTCACCACATAGTGGCAGTCAGGGCCCAAAAacagtaatatattaataaataaataaatggtaagGTATTACAAACATGGAAAGCTACCCAAATGCAGTGTAAGTAATATATTCGAATATAATActtaaaaaaagaggaaaattctcttaacttgataagatgggtggctcttaaaagagccgttggtTTGCCAGAGCGACTAAGGCGCTTTACTTGGAGCTGGTGTACTTGGTGACGGCCTTGGTACCCTCGGACACGGCGTGCTTGGCCAGCTCACCGGGAAGCAGCAGGCGCACGGCGGTCTGGATCTCCCTGGAGGTAATGGTGGAGCGCTTGTTGTAGTGAGCCAGACGAGAGGACTCACCAGCGATACGCTCGAAAATGTCGTTGACGAAGGAGTTCATGATGCCCATAGCCTTGGAGGAGATCCCGGTATCAGGGTGGACCTGTTTCAGGACCTTGTACACGTAGATAGCGTAGCTCTCCTTCCTGGCCTTTCTGCGCTTCTTACCTCCTTTGCCGGCGGTCTTGGTGACGGTTTTCTTGGAGCCCTTCTTGGGCGCGGCCTTCGCTGGTTCAggcatgatgctgctgtttCCCCTAGAACAAACTGCAAGTGAATGTAGACGCTCTACACGCCCGCTTTATTAACCCTGCATGCAGAGTAAGCCAAGTTGGAACACGTAACTCTGATTGgtccaaggtcctgggtttctattggacagagaacataccgttccacgcccccttctgccccattcactagaatctgttctttgatgtctgttcccgcttaatctgaggtcgatacatgtttaaaaaccgaatataaaagaataaatagcaatattttattacattttatatataaatatatagataggatagatatatatttttgtttgttttataagcgaggcatttgggcacaatgttttactgtattttacacagagatcgtgttaatgactgtagtgtaatctacagtatggaTGTACATTGGTAGTATGCAAACACGCCGTATGAAAACTAAACAAGATCGGATAGTAAACGTAATACTAAAATTACTATTGATAATTCCAAGCTTTTAGGGCTTCATCagtgaatgtgttatttttacttataatgACGCTTTCAAGCTTTTGGGGCTAAACGAGTGATTTGCAAATGTACGCATCAGTGaacgtactactactaataataacgatattaataataaaccagaAAGAATTTTCTCTTGTGTAGAAaatatgggtggctcttaaaagagccgttgtgttagcgtggaggtctgaacgtttaacccccgaatccgtacagggtgcgtccctggcgtttcagagcgtacaccacgtccattgcggtgacggtctttctcttggcgtgctcggtgtaggtgacggcatcacggatgacgttctccaggaaaaccttgagcacaccgcgggtctcctcgtagatcaagccggaaatacgcttcacaccgccacggcgagccaaacggcggatggcgggtttagtaataccctggatgttATCACGGAGAACTTTGCGGTGACGCTTAGCGCCTCCTTTTCCAAGACCTTTGCCGCCTTTTCCTTTTTAAATATGATCTTTATTAAGACATGATTTTCAGAACAAAgttattatcattacattacaatCAGAACAAGATACAGAACACAGCAATAACacatacaaaacataaaatctaTTACATACAAATTTTTACAACTTAAGTATCGACCATGGAAATTTTTTCTTAGCTTTAAGATCTTCAGTTCGCAACCGTCTTAAGTGACAAACaatctgtttaaaaacaatgtcagCACTTATATTAATTTGGTCTATAATTATTTTGCATCTTGTTTTCCAAATCTTTGTattcaccacacaaataattagCCAGTAAAATTCTTCAATATTTGTATGTACATTATCAAAAATACCATACATTATTGTTCTCATATTTATATCAAAAtccaaatttaatgtttttactttattccaAATGTTGGTGGTTCTTGTACAGTTCAACAAAAGATGTTCAATTGTTTCTTCTTCCAGACAACCATGTATAGGACATTTAGTGGTGGTGACATAGCAACTCCATTTCACAATTGTTCTAACAGGTAgtctatgatttattattagccACATAGTGTCTCTTATATTTTCAGAAATATTTTTAGAGAGtatgttctttattattatcttactttcatttaaatctatctgtctatactgTAAGGTTTCTCCatgataaaatgtattaattaatttataaatttctTTATTTGATAAGTTAATCCAGTCAATATTTAAGTTTGTATGCTTAAATGTGAAATCACCATAaataagtttataataaaatacatcttttcttttctttcctttttgtttCAACCATTCAGATTCCTTTAGTATCCACTTAGCCTTCCTTTCCATTGCTTGTGCTatgtttttacaaaatgcaatttttaatttaatgcctAAGTCGATTGCTCCTAACCCTCCTTGTAACTTTGGTTTAAACAAAAGGGTTCGTTTTGTTACCTCCCTATTTGTATTCCATATAAATTTAATACACAATTTGTTCAGGCgattaatacatttttcatcTGGTGGAAAAACAGTAGcaagaaataataatttagataaaataaaggttttaataATATGTATGCGAGTTTTATAGTTAGAGCCTTTGAATTTGTCCA
It encodes:
- the LOC134329043 gene encoding histone H2B-like, with translation MPEPAKAAAKKGSKKTVPKTAGKGGKKRRKSRKESYAIYVYKVMKQVHPDTGISSKAMGIMNSFVNDIFERIAGESSRLAHYNKRSTITSREIQTAVRLLLPGELAKHAVSEGTKAVTKYTSSK
- the LOC134329044 gene encoding histone H2B-like, with the protein product MPEPAKAAPKKGSKKTVTKTAGKGGKKRRKARKESYAIYVYKVLKQVHPDTGISSKAMGIMNSFVNDIFERIAGESSRLAHYNKRSTITSREIQTAVRLLLPGELAKHAVSEGTKAVTKYTSSK